In Mycobacterium sp. Aquia_213, the sequence ATCGGCGCCCGGGTCACCGCGGGCTACCGCTCGTTCGACGTGATGAACCCGTACGACGACGGCGTCTCGCTGGATGTGTTCGTGGACTGGCTGATTCGGGCCGGCAACAAGATCCAGCGCATCACCGACTACGACGAGTGGCTGGCCCGGTTCCAGACCGCGCTGACGGGTTTGCCCGAGCGGCAACGTCAGCAGTCGGTCCTGCCGTTGCTGCACGCGTTCCGCAAGCCCGAGAAGGCCGTCCGGGGCGCGGCCGCACCGACCGAGGCGTTCCACGCCGCGGTGCGGGCCGACAACATCGGCCCCGCCAAGGACATCCCGCACATCTCGGCGGAGTTGATCGACAAGTACGCCGACGACTTGCGCCAGCTCTCGTTGCTCGGCTGATCTGAGACGCGGCCGGGAAAATCGTAGACAGGACTGCATGATGGAGATCAGTATCTTTAACATCCTCGGCGACGGCGACGGACCATCCGTGGTAGACGCTTATATCGACGAGGTTTCACGCTTGGCCGCGGAGGGCTTCACCACTATCTGGACGGCCCAACTTCCTTGGGAAATCGATCTACTCGCCGTGCAAGCGGTTGCGTTGCGTGAGGTTCCGGGTATCGAGCTGGCGGTGGGAGTGCTGCCGATCCAGGTCGCCCATCCCACGTTGACAGCCCAGCGCGCGTTGACCCTCAGCGCACTCTCCGGTGGGCGGTTCAAGCTCGGGCTCGGGGTCAACCACCCGCAGATGAGCGAGGACTTATGGGGAATCCCCTGGGACAAGCCGGTACGGCGGATGAACGAATATCTCGACGGCGTGCTACCCCTGCTCGCCGGTGAGGCAGCGCACGCGATCGGCCAGACGGTAACGACTCGTGCCTCGCTGCGCGTGTCAGGTACCTCGGCTCCCCCGCTTTACCTCGCCGCCTTGGGACCGCAAATGCTGCGGGTCGCGGCCCGCCGCACCGCAGGAACATTCACCTGGATGACCGGGCCCAAGACGCTGGCTACTCATGTCGGCCCGACCCTGCGCGACGAGGCGGCCGCAGCCGGACGACCCGAGGGCGCAGTCAAGGTAGTGGCCGGGTTGCCCGTCTGCGTCACCGATGACGCGGACGGCGCCAGGGCCCGGGCCGCCGAAGAATTCGCGATCTACGGCACGCTGCCGTCCTATCGCGCGATGCTGGACCGCGAGGGTGTAACCGGTCCCGAAGAGATCGCCCTGATCGGTGACGAAGTCGCTGTCGCCGAACGCATCGATGAAATACGCGGCGCCGGTGTCGATGAATTCGCGGCGTATCCGTTCGGTGACGACGAAAGTGTCACCCGAACCCGGGCTCTATTGCGCAGGGTCACCGCGACGGCGCCCGCCGGCTAGCGGATCCGCAGCCCCCGTTTGCGCACCCAGAGCACCGCCACGATGGTTCCCGTGGCCCACACTGTCAACGCAATCCCCAGGTGTACAAAGCTTTTCGTGTCGCGACCGAACACCGGCCAGATCAGCGCGGGTATCTGTGTCCAGAGCACCTGATGCTCTAACCCGTTCATCGGGTCGGCGAAGTAATACACCGCGTAGGGCAGCGTCAGCGCAGCGATCCAGCCGCGGGTGCGGCGACGGTCGCCCCGCTGCCGCCACCGCCGCGTCAGCGGCACGACGCCGACCGGGTGCAACGCCGAGAAGACGTTGCCCACCCCGAGCCAGGACACGATCGGCACCGCGACCGTCGGGATCGTGATGGCCAGGCGCTCCGGGGTTTCCAGCCACAGCGTCAGCACCACCGCCGTCACCAATGTCGGCAGCCCGACGATCACCAGTAGTGCGAGGTTCTTGATCAACAGCACCCGCCAGAACGGCACGCCGTCGGACACGGCCTGAATAACGCGATAGTGATCCGCGCCGAGCAGGTTCGTGGTGGTGACATCGGCGAGGATCCACGACGAGAAGTAGGTGCCGACCAGGACCACCCAGTCTTGGTGGCGGCCGAGCGTCAGCGGCTGCACCGCCAACCAGCCCACGGCGAAGGCCAGGTTGGCCACCACGCCCATCAGCCAGGTGCGGGGCGGGGTGAAGGCCCAGCGGATTTCCGCCGCAACGGCCGGCCACAGACTGCGGTGCAAACCCTTGGCTGCCCGTTTGGCCGCGGCGGGACGAGGTGCCGACGCCCGCACCACCGTTCGCAAGACGGCACGCAACCGCGGGTGCATCGTCTCTTGCAGCTCCACCAAGTCAACCCCCACGCGAGCGAAAACCCGCTGTGCCAATGCCTTTCGCTTCGTTGACCAACGGACTACTCAGGCGTTGCCTCCGATAAACCGCCGGTGCAGTTCCTCGGTGAGCACGTGGATCTGGCGGGTGAGCTCGGTGTTGGTCTTCAGTTCCAACTCCTGCGTCTGAAAGTCGTGGTCGGCCCTGGTCTGCTGGAAAGCCGCCTGACGGTTCTGGCCGATCATGACGAACGTCGACAGGAAAATCGCTTCGAGGGATACGACCAGGGTCAGCGTCGGCCATGGACTGGATTCGACAAACAGCATCCAGACGCCGAACAAGGCCGCGTGCAGCCAGACGAAATTCATCGATCCGGCAAAGGCCGTGATCCGGTCCGCCAAGCGCAACTGAAAATTGGCGCTGCGCCGCTTGGCCTCATCTACCACGGCGGGGTGATGGATCTGACCGCCGCGCAGCAGCCGGCGCGGAATCAATTGTGGGCTGTGTCGATGGCCATCGGCTTGTGTCGTCGTCATGAGCCGTTCCTTTCTGCCACGGTGCTACGCGCGTTTCCCGTCCGCTGAGCCGCTCCGGCCGTGGACGAGGCCGCGGGCTAATGCTAGTTGCCGAACGGCCGCGCAACGGTGAAGACGTTGACGCTCAGCCGGCCTTCGCGGTGACGACGATCGACTCCTCGCCCGGGTGCCAGGCTTTCGTGAACGTGGTGACGCTGACCTGCTCGTCCGGGTGGTCGGCACCGGGGTCGTTCAGGTGCACGACCTGCTTGTCGGCGTCGATCCCGGTGACGACAAGGTAGTGATCGGCCTTCTTACGCTGGTCGTCGGTGTTCCAGATGACGGCGGAATTGACCCAGGCAATGGCCTTGCGTCCGTCGCGCAGGTATTGCTGCAGTGCGGGCATCCCCGTCGTTTCGGGGTGCTCGGTCCAGTACATCGCGGATTTGATGCCGTAATGGTCGAGCAGCACGACCAGATCCGCCATCTCGACGCCGCCGTTGCCGTTTGCGTGGCTGGGATCGGCCGAGGGCGCGTAAATCGGCCCCGGATTGGTGCCCGACGGTGTGTGCTGCGCCAGGGTGATCATCTGCTGTTCCGTCGGCTCGTTCCCGGTGAGCTCACCGACCACGTCGGCCACCGACATCAGCCCGCAATTGTCCTCCAGCGACTGCGCCCGCCAGTACTTGGCAGCGGCAGCCGGATCGCCGTAGATACCCGCGCTCGCGGCCGCCGACGTGATCGCCGAGGACGGGGCC encodes:
- a CDS encoding C39 family peptidase yields the protein MRGTRTRQVNWWFTKPIGTIFNSRIAPAVRAAAVLAFLGVAGVPLVSGCHSTTASAPSSAITSAAASAGIYGDPAAAAKYWRAQSLEDNCGLMSVADVVGELTGNEPTEQQMITLAQHTPSGTNPGPIYAPSADPSHANGNGGVEMADLVVLLDHYGIKSAMYWTEHPETTGMPALQQYLRDGRKAIAWVNSAVIWNTDDQRKKADHYLVVTGIDADKQVVHLNDPGADHPDEQVSVTTFTKAWHPGEESIVVTAKAG
- a CDS encoding TIGR03564 family F420-dependent LLM class oxidoreductase, which produces MEISIFNILGDGDGPSVVDAYIDEVSRLAAEGFTTIWTAQLPWEIDLLAVQAVALREVPGIELAVGVLPIQVAHPTLTAQRALTLSALSGGRFKLGLGVNHPQMSEDLWGIPWDKPVRRMNEYLDGVLPLLAGEAAHAIGQTVTTRASLRVSGTSAPPLYLAALGPQMLRVAARRTAGTFTWMTGPKTLATHVGPTLRDEAAAAGRPEGAVKVVAGLPVCVTDDADGARARAAEEFAIYGTLPSYRAMLDREGVTGPEEIALIGDEVAVAERIDEIRGAGVDEFAAYPFGDDESVTRTRALLRRVTATAPAG
- a CDS encoding DUF1003 domain-containing protein; this encodes MTTTQADGHRHSPQLIPRRLLRGGQIHHPAVVDEAKRRSANFQLRLADRITAFAGSMNFVWLHAALFGVWMLFVESSPWPTLTLVVSLEAIFLSTFVMIGQNRQAAFQQTRADHDFQTQELELKTNTELTRQIHVLTEELHRRFIGGNA